From a region of the Theobroma cacao cultivar B97-61/B2 chromosome 8, Criollo_cocoa_genome_V2, whole genome shotgun sequence genome:
- the LOC18592359 gene encoding two-component response regulator ORR9, translating to MELKSDNIQDRPEQQQQQMQQQQQEQQEQQHFHVLAVDDSVIDRKLLEKLLKVSSYQVTCVDSGDKALEYLGLLNNLDCHSTTSSSSSSSSSSSSSCSQSSQQEGLKVNLIMTDFCMPGMSGYDLLKRVKGSSWKDVPVVVMSSENVPSRISMCLEGGAEEFLLKPLQLSDLDKIQAYLVKSLDHSCTNMDKDLIGDNNDNDDNSNNNYSEDSNNDNGNSNNSNNNFSKRKAISSEATERRPKMKGVAVIV from the exons ATGGAGTTGAAATCAGACAACATTCAAGACAGACCCGAACAGCAACAACAGCAAatgcagcagcagcagcaggaACAACAAGAACAACAGCACTTTCATGTGCTGGCAGTTGATGACAGTGTTATTGACAGAAAGTTATTGGAGAAGCTCCTCAAAGTTTCTTCATACCAAG TGACTTGTGTTGACTCTGGGGATAAAGCTTTGGAATATCTGGGACTGCTTAATAACTTGGACTGTCACTcaacaacttcttcttcttcttcttcttcttcctcttcttcttcttcttgttccCAGTCTTCGCAACAAGAG GGACTTAAAGTCAACTTAATCATGACAGACTTCTGTATGCCCGGAATGAGCGGCTATGATTTACTCAAACGTGTCAAG GGATCTTCTTGGAAAGATGTACCAGTCGTGGTCATGTCATCAGAAAATGTACCTTCAAGAATTAGCAT GTGCTTGGAAGGAGGAGCAGAAGAATTCCTGTTAAAGCCTCTTCAATTATCAGACTTGGACAAAATTCAAGCTTACCTTGTGAAATCCCTTGATCATTCCTGTACAAACATGGACAAAGACTTGATCGGTGATAACAATGACAACGATGACAACAGCAATAACAACTACAGCGAGGACAGCAATAACGACAATGGCAATAGTAACAATAGCAACAATAATTTTAGCAAGAGGAAGGCAATATCTTCTGAAGCTACAGAGAGAAGACCAAAAATGAAAGGAGTAGCAGTAATAGTATGA